The genomic window CAATAAAGTATGAAAAGGATATCTTGATTTCTGATGTATTAGAGGATTTAAATAGTAAAAATTATTCAGTGAGACTAAGTAGAATTGATTTTACAGCAGATTATTTTAATTATCCGATGACCGTAAATACATTATATGAAGAAATGAACGGTCCGAATCCACAAGCAGTTTTAGTTGATTCAAGAATGCGAGAAAGTATTTCTAAACGTTCAGCTATTATTACTGATGGTCGAATAAATACATTTTATTTAGGTTCCAGAAAGGCTAATGTTGATTCATTCATGCGGGTATATAACAAAAAAGACGAGCAATTAAATTCCTTTGGGAAATATTACAATATTGCCATTGATTCAGATAGTTGGATAAGGTTCGAGGTAGTCTTTAGAGGCAAATATGCTCATCAACTTACAGACATGGTTAAAAGTTGTAAAGATAGCAAACAGCTATCTAGTTTGATATCTGATAAAATCACAGAAAAATTTCAATTTTGGAATATTGATAAGACGAAACCCTTAGATATTACGAATGATTTATTAGAATTAGTGAATCAAAAGTTTCCAAAACTATCAAAAATATCTCCAA from Companilactobacillus sp. includes these protein-coding regions:
- a CDS encoding replication initiation factor domain-containing protein gives rise to the protein MGIAYHPLFMNMGVVLKFSASAWKEFQNRWSIKYEKDILISDVLEDLNSKNYSVRLSRIDFTADYFNYPMTVNTLYEEMNGPNPQAVLVDSRMRESISKRSAIITDGRINTFYLGSRKANVDSFMRVYNKKDEQLNSFGKYYNIAIDSDSWIRFEVVFRGKYAHQLTDMVKSCKDSKQLSSLISDKITEKFQFWNIDKTKPLDITNDLLELVNQKFPKLSKISPRDNDLARSVSYLRNGSGLYPVFYKIEQLWGYDSLEKFFIKIEQDYLQGYSPNEDTLMWLKKHANQMKNVSVEDLFLVQYKKEDD